A single Paenibacillus sp. FSL R5-0517 DNA region contains:
- a CDS encoding alpha/beta fold hydrolase, with translation MRNRYNTGRKKRGIGKFLLVLLALIVIGCGFVAWKLFTPYGPQETAQTAMETVNQVTVSEQENWIDFAPDKPAGKSVLFYPGGLVKPESYAPLAHELAAAGHHTIIAKMPVNLAVLKPNLADEILAAYPDEQFVMGGHSLGGSMAARYVASHPDALQGIFFLASYPDEKGSVKSLGIPALSILGTKDEVVNATKYQSGRMYLPEDTVYYTIEGGNHAQFGDYGHQKGDGKPEVSGEEQLNQTVKTVLGWLSTIK, from the coding sequence TTGAGAAATCGGTATAATACAGGGCGCAAGAAGAGGGGCATCGGGAAATTCCTGCTCGTACTTCTGGCGCTCATTGTTATTGGATGTGGATTTGTTGCGTGGAAATTATTCACACCATACGGTCCACAGGAAACAGCTCAAACGGCCATGGAAACAGTCAATCAGGTGACGGTGAGCGAACAAGAGAACTGGATTGATTTTGCGCCAGACAAACCGGCGGGTAAGAGTGTTCTTTTCTACCCCGGCGGACTGGTAAAACCGGAAAGTTATGCACCACTTGCCCATGAGCTGGCTGCTGCCGGTCATCACACGATTATTGCCAAGATGCCAGTTAATCTGGCAGTGCTCAAGCCAAACCTGGCAGATGAGATTCTGGCCGCATATCCAGATGAACAATTCGTCATGGGTGGGCATTCTCTTGGTGGGTCCATGGCTGCACGTTATGTAGCATCGCATCCTGATGCACTACAGGGCATCTTCTTCCTGGCATCTTACCCGGATGAAAAAGGAAGCGTAAAGTCACTCGGAATACCTGCTTTATCTATTCTGGGTACCAAAGATGAGGTCGTGAATGCTACGAAGTATCAGAGTGGACGGATGTATCTTCCGGAAGATACAGTATATTACACCATTGAAGGTGGAAACCACGCCCAGTTTGGTGATTATGGTCATCAAAAAGGGGATGGCAAGCCGGAAGTGAGTGGAGAAGAACAGCTGAATCAGACCGTCAAGACAGTCCTGGGTTGGTTAAGTACCATTAAGTGA
- a CDS encoding galactokinase: MNVTELKQKFIEKYGESGADIRVFHAPGRVNLIGEHIDYNGGYVLPAALEFGTTLIIRERQDNKLQLASTNMSYEGALDTSTIGKEKTGEWTDYPVGVMVELQGKGVNVTKGYDFLYHGEIPNGAGLSSSASLEVLTGFAIQSLEGVSDIDTVQLALLSQKAENEFVGVNCGIMDQFAVANGAQDHAILLMCDTLEYEKVPFRTGSYKLVIGNTNKRRGLVDSAYNERRSQCEQALAILKEQLPALNYLAQLTPEQFVTLQDQIKDEKVRQRAQHVVEENARVLASVEALQRNDLETFGQLMNASHESLRDLYEVSCDELDVMVEEAQRIPGTLGARMTGAGFGGCTVSLVHENVVERFVSEVGAAYEARTTLKGDFYVCGVGDGVKELKEAK, encoded by the coding sequence GTGAACGTAACTGAATTGAAACAAAAGTTTATTGAGAAGTACGGAGAGAGTGGAGCGGACATCCGTGTATTTCATGCCCCTGGTCGTGTGAATCTGATCGGTGAGCACATTGACTATAATGGTGGATACGTGCTTCCGGCAGCACTTGAATTTGGAACAACATTAATAATCCGTGAGCGTCAGGACAACAAGTTGCAACTGGCTTCCACGAACATGTCTTATGAAGGAGCACTGGATACTTCCACTATTGGTAAGGAGAAAACGGGTGAATGGACCGACTATCCTGTTGGTGTCATGGTGGAATTACAAGGCAAAGGCGTGAATGTAACGAAAGGGTACGACTTCCTGTACCACGGGGAGATTCCGAACGGGGCAGGACTTTCATCATCTGCATCTCTGGAGGTACTTACCGGATTCGCGATTCAGTCTCTGGAGGGCGTGTCGGATATTGATACGGTTCAACTGGCACTTCTGTCCCAGAAAGCCGAAAATGAGTTCGTAGGCGTCAACTGTGGAATCATGGATCAGTTCGCAGTTGCAAATGGTGCGCAGGATCACGCGATTCTGCTGATGTGTGACACACTGGAGTACGAAAAGGTTCCTTTCCGTACAGGCTCTTACAAATTGGTCATCGGGAACACAAACAAACGCCGCGGGCTGGTGGATTCGGCGTACAATGAACGTCGCTCCCAATGCGAGCAGGCACTTGCCATCTTGAAGGAACAGCTGCCTGCACTGAATTACCTGGCTCAATTGACGCCAGAGCAGTTCGTAACACTACAGGATCAGATCAAGGATGAGAAAGTTAGACAGCGTGCACAACATGTTGTGGAAGAGAACGCGCGTGTGCTCGCATCAGTCGAAGCATTGCAGCGTAATGATCTGGAAACCTTCGGCCAATTGATGAACGCTTCTCATGAATCGCTTCGCGACTTGTACGAAGTAAGCTGTGATGAGCTGGATGTTATGGTTGAAGAAGCTCAGCGTATTCCTGGCACACTTGGTGCCCGAATGACTGGCGCAGGATTTGGCGGTTGCACCGTATCGCTGGTGCATGAAAATGTTGTCGAGCGTTTTGTAAGCGAAGTGGGCGCTGCATATGAAGCACGTACCACTCTCAAAGGTGATTTTTATGTATGCGGCGTAGGTGACGGTGTTAAAGAATTGAAGGAGGCGAAGTAA
- a CDS encoding NAD-dependent protein deacylase: MNATEQLAAWIQESSRIVFFGGAGTSTESGIPDFRSAAGLYQTEQHSPYPPEELLSRHFFDQHANIFYDFYRGKMLHPDAEPNGCHRLLARLEQEGKLEAVITQNIDGLHQKAGSSNVLELHGSIHRNACMDCKQFYALNDIIQSQDIVPRCTACGGVIKPDVVLYEEELDQTTLYRSIDALSSADLLLVGGTSLTVYPAAQLITYFQGKHTVLLNATPTAYDSRADLLITEPIGEVMNDVDQLLG; the protein is encoded by the coding sequence ATGAACGCAACAGAACAACTGGCTGCCTGGATTCAGGAAAGCTCCCGTATTGTTTTTTTCGGAGGGGCCGGGACTTCAACGGAAAGCGGGATTCCCGACTTCCGTTCGGCTGCGGGTCTGTATCAGACGGAACAGCATTCCCCTTATCCACCGGAAGAGTTGTTAAGCCGGCATTTTTTTGATCAGCATGCCAATATTTTTTATGATTTTTATCGAGGCAAAATGCTTCATCCAGATGCGGAGCCTAATGGGTGCCATCGACTGTTAGCCCGTCTGGAGCAGGAGGGAAAACTTGAGGCAGTGATCACGCAAAATATCGATGGATTGCATCAGAAGGCAGGCAGCAGCAATGTCCTGGAGCTACACGGCTCAATTCATCGTAATGCCTGTATGGATTGCAAGCAGTTTTATGCACTGAATGATATTATACAATCCCAAGATATCGTACCTCGCTGTACCGCATGCGGTGGTGTGATCAAGCCGGATGTGGTGCTGTACGAGGAGGAGCTGGATCAGACAACATTGTATCGCTCTATTGATGCATTGTCTTCCGCAGACCTGTTACTCGTGGGCGGCACGTCACTAACGGTATATCCAGCAGCCCAGTTAATTACGTATTTTCAGGGAAAACATACCGTTCTGCTCAATGCTACACCTACCGCTTACGACAGCAGGGCGGATTTGCTGATTACAGAGCCGATTGGTGAGGTAATGAATGATGTGGACCAGCTTCTTGGTTAA
- a CDS encoding MSMEG_1061 family FMN-dependent PPOX-type flavoprotein, which translates to MLEKQALDITLITDAEELQGMVGEPHEHVRNKAISFVDSHVQNFLSMSPLFFLSTSDHNGKSDVSPRGDGAGFVKVYDTYRLVYPERPGNRRIDSLLNILSDPGIGMLFLIPGMNEVLRINGTASITKDEEFIASMGWSGKTIGAAVIVDVEECFIHCPRAFKQAGLWAHETWVDAEDLPSTSEMFRAHLEINGLL; encoded by the coding sequence ATGTTGGAAAAGCAGGCATTGGATATTACGTTGATTACAGATGCTGAGGAACTGCAAGGCATGGTGGGTGAACCGCATGAACATGTGCGTAATAAGGCAATTTCATTTGTGGATTCACATGTTCAGAATTTTTTATCCATGTCACCATTATTTTTCCTCTCCACGTCCGATCATAATGGTAAAAGTGATGTATCTCCACGGGGCGATGGAGCAGGATTCGTAAAAGTGTATGATACATATCGACTCGTTTATCCAGAACGCCCAGGCAATCGAAGGATAGACTCCTTGTTGAACATTCTGTCTGACCCAGGTATCGGTATGCTCTTTCTGATTCCGGGAATGAATGAAGTGCTGCGTATCAATGGTACAGCTTCCATCACCAAGGATGAAGAATTCATTGCGAGCATGGGATGGAGTGGTAAAACCATAGGTGCAGCTGTCATTGTGGATGTGGAAGAGTGCTTTATTCATTGTCCGCGAGCATTCAAACAGGCTGGGTTATGGGCCCATGAAACATGGGTGGACGCTGAGGATTTGCCTTCAACGAGCGAGATGTTTAGAGCACATTTGGAGATTAACGGATTGTTATAA
- the galE gene encoding UDP-glucose 4-epimerase GalE yields the protein MAILVTGGAGYIGSHTVAALLERGEEVVVLDNLQTGHREALLGGKLYEGDLRDKEILAKLFAENSIDAVIHFAANSLVGESMKDPVKYYDNNVFGTLCLLEAMNAANVRRIVFSSTAATYGEPEKVPIEESDRTEPTNVYGETKLMMERMMSWFDKVQDIKYVSLRYFNAAGAHESGKIGEDHQPESHLIPLVLQTALKQRSHIAVFGDDYATEDGTCIRDYIHVSDLADAHLRAVDYLRKGENSNVFNLGNGTGFSVKQVIETAKKVTGLDIPVVQEPRRAGDPAVLVASSAKARSVLGWNPKWTNLEDVIQSAWSWHQSRPDGYGKN from the coding sequence ATGGCAATTTTGGTGACAGGTGGAGCAGGGTATATTGGATCTCATACGGTAGCGGCTTTGTTGGAACGTGGAGAAGAGGTTGTCGTACTGGATAACTTGCAGACAGGGCATCGTGAGGCGCTGCTGGGCGGTAAATTGTATGAAGGAGATCTTCGTGACAAAGAAATTCTGGCGAAGCTATTCGCTGAAAATTCAATTGATGCGGTTATTCACTTCGCAGCCAACTCACTCGTAGGCGAAAGTATGAAAGACCCGGTTAAATATTATGACAACAACGTGTTTGGTACACTGTGTCTGTTGGAAGCGATGAATGCAGCAAATGTACGTCGCATCGTCTTCTCTTCCACGGCAGCGACCTACGGTGAGCCTGAGAAAGTGCCAATCGAAGAAAGCGATCGTACAGAGCCGACCAACGTATATGGTGAAACGAAACTGATGATGGAACGCATGATGTCATGGTTCGATAAAGTTCAGGATATCAAGTACGTTTCCCTGCGTTACTTCAATGCAGCCGGTGCGCATGAGAGCGGCAAAATTGGTGAAGATCACCAGCCAGAGAGTCACCTGATCCCCCTCGTACTGCAAACGGCTTTGAAACAACGCTCGCATATCGCAGTATTTGGTGACGACTATGCAACCGAAGATGGAACATGTATCCGTGACTACATCCACGTGAGCGACTTGGCTGATGCACATCTGCGTGCAGTGGATTACCTGCGTAAAGGTGAGAACAGTAACGTGTTTAACCTGGGTAACGGCACAGGATTCTCGGTAAAACAAGTGATCGAAACAGCTAAAAAAGTGACCGGCCTCGATATCCCGGTGGTACAGGAACCACGTCGTGCGGGTGACCCGGCAGTGCTAGTAGCTTCATCTGCAAAAGCGAGATCCGTTCTGGGCTGGAATCCAAAATGGACCAATCTGGAAGATGTCATTCAAAGCGCTTGGAGCTGGCACCAATCACGTCCTGACGGCTACGGAAAAAACTAG
- a CDS encoding UDP-glucose--hexose-1-phosphate uridylyltransferase — MSQTHIAAGATERTPEQQEALHAIERLVAFALQKQLIEEADWDYSRNLLLEQFGFSEPYAGELDTTVPDGPQAMLDTLIDYGFTIGLIPENSDTFRDLLDAKIMGHLMARPSEVVRAFRHTEQTEGIEAATSQFYDLSINSNYIRMDRISKNVYWTQDTAYGEMEITINLSKPEKSPKEIAMAKLLPPPVYPKCQLCRENVGYAGRVNHPARQNLRVIPLELNNEPWLFQYSPYVYYNEHCIIFHHDHVPMKLTKDTLRRLLAFVGEYPHYFIGSNADLPIVGGSILTHDHFQGGRHTFAIQNAQPEAVFRHADAPGLTLSLVKWPMSVMRLASHDPAELLEAGNAVYEAWKVYSDSAVDIEAFSEVDGEQVPHNTVTPIVRRSADGGYEMDLVLRNNRTNDVHPEGIFHPHREMHHLKKENIGLIEVMGLAILPGRLKEELDSIADILAGDAKLAEAAKASDHVLNKHLGWAEELVERFGPNLDKEQAISIVQQEVGLKFAEILEHAGVYKYDEAGRQAFRRFVSSMGYTE, encoded by the coding sequence ATGTCACAGACTCATATTGCAGCAGGTGCCACAGAGCGGACACCGGAGCAGCAGGAAGCACTGCATGCCATTGAACGTCTGGTTGCATTTGCCTTGCAGAAACAATTAATTGAGGAAGCGGATTGGGATTACAGCCGCAACCTCTTGCTGGAACAATTCGGATTCTCGGAGCCTTATGCCGGCGAGTTGGACACAACAGTGCCCGATGGTCCACAGGCGATGCTGGATACGTTGATCGATTATGGATTTACCATTGGACTCATTCCTGAAAATAGCGATACGTTCCGTGATTTGCTGGATGCCAAAATCATGGGTCATTTGATGGCACGCCCATCGGAAGTGGTACGCGCATTCCGCCACACCGAGCAGACGGAAGGCATTGAGGCGGCGACATCTCAATTTTATGACTTGTCGATTAACTCCAACTACATTCGGATGGATCGCATCTCGAAGAACGTCTATTGGACGCAGGATACGGCTTATGGGGAGATGGAGATTACCATTAACCTCTCAAAGCCGGAGAAAAGCCCGAAGGAAATTGCCATGGCGAAATTGCTTCCGCCACCGGTATATCCAAAATGCCAACTGTGTCGTGAAAATGTAGGCTATGCGGGTCGAGTAAATCACCCAGCCCGTCAGAATTTGAGAGTCATTCCGCTGGAGCTTAACAACGAGCCTTGGTTGTTCCAGTACTCGCCATATGTGTACTACAACGAGCACTGTATCATTTTCCATCATGACCATGTGCCGATGAAACTGACCAAAGATACGCTGCGCAGGCTGCTTGCTTTTGTTGGGGAGTACCCGCATTACTTTATCGGGTCTAATGCAGATCTACCGATCGTTGGCGGTTCTATCCTGACACATGACCATTTCCAGGGCGGACGTCATACGTTTGCCATTCAAAATGCACAGCCAGAGGCAGTCTTCCGCCATGCGGATGCACCTGGACTTACTTTGAGTCTTGTGAAATGGCCAATGTCCGTCATGCGTCTGGCTTCACACGATCCTGCAGAGCTGCTTGAAGCCGGTAACGCTGTATATGAAGCGTGGAAGGTTTACAGTGATTCGGCTGTGGATATCGAAGCATTCAGTGAAGTAGACGGTGAACAGGTACCACACAATACGGTAACACCAATCGTTCGCCGCAGTGCAGACGGTGGCTACGAGATGGATCTCGTCTTGCGTAACAATCGCACAAATGATGTGCATCCTGAAGGGATTTTCCATCCTCACCGTGAAATGCACCATCTGAAGAAAGAAAACATTGGTCTGATCGAAGTGATGGGACTTGCCATCCTGCCGGGCCGTTTGAAGGAAGAGCTGGACAGTATCGCGGATATTCTCGCTGGAGATGCCAAACTTGCTGAAGCAGCCAAAGCTTCTGATCATGTGTTGAACAAACATCTGGGCTGGGCCGAAGAGTTGGTTGAACGATTTGGGCCTAACCTGGACAAAGAACAAGCCATTTCCATCGTACAGCAGGAAGTCGGCTTGAAATTTGCCGAGATTCTCGAACATGCAGGTGTCTACAAATATGATGAAGCAGGACGCCAGGCTTTCCGTCGTTTTGTAAGCAGCATGGGATACACGGAATAG
- a CDS encoding iron-containing alcohol dehydrogenase, with protein MRSFQFYNPTRLIFGKGQLEALKTEVPKYGKRVLLVYGGGSIKRSGLYDQVIGLLKEAGAEVTELAGVEPNPRLSTVHKGVDLCKTNNIDLILAVGGGSVLDCSKAIAVGAKYDGDMWDFAQRKAVAQDALPLGTVLTMAATGSEMNSGSVITNQDTQEKLGWGSAYSFPAFSILDPVNTYTVPLDQTVYGMVDMMSHVLEHYFHLDANTPVQLGFCETILRTVMEAAPRLVEDLENYELRETILYCGTMALNGVLNMGLAGDWATHNIEHAVSAVYDIPHGGGLAILFPHWMKHNLDVNVDRFKRLAINVFEVNPEGKSDRQIAEEGIDALSQFWTSIGAPNRLADYDIDDSQIDVMADKAMLFGPFGNFKKLQREDVVSIYKASL; from the coding sequence ATGAGATCATTCCAATTCTATAATCCAACCCGTTTGATATTCGGTAAAGGACAACTGGAAGCATTAAAGACAGAAGTGCCGAAATACGGTAAACGGGTTCTGCTTGTATATGGTGGCGGCAGTATCAAACGCAGTGGGCTGTACGATCAAGTGATCGGATTGCTTAAGGAAGCTGGAGCAGAAGTGACTGAACTGGCAGGCGTTGAACCTAACCCACGGCTTTCTACAGTGCATAAAGGGGTAGACCTTTGCAAAACGAATAACATTGACCTGATTCTCGCTGTAGGTGGCGGTAGTGTACTGGACTGCTCCAAAGCGATTGCTGTAGGTGCTAAATATGATGGCGACATGTGGGATTTTGCTCAGCGCAAAGCCGTTGCACAAGACGCTCTTCCGCTTGGTACCGTATTAACGATGGCAGCAACGGGTTCAGAGATGAACTCCGGTTCGGTTATTACGAATCAGGATACACAAGAAAAGTTGGGCTGGGGTAGTGCATACTCATTCCCTGCATTCTCCATCCTGGATCCGGTGAATACATACACTGTTCCACTGGACCAAACGGTATATGGTATGGTGGATATGATGTCCCACGTATTGGAGCATTACTTCCATCTGGATGCCAACACACCGGTTCAACTCGGTTTCTGTGAAACGATTCTGCGTACGGTAATGGAAGCAGCACCTCGTCTGGTTGAGGATCTGGAGAACTATGAACTGCGCGAAACGATTCTGTATTGCGGAACGATGGCATTGAATGGTGTGCTGAATATGGGTCTCGCAGGAGACTGGGCAACACATAATATCGAACACGCGGTATCCGCAGTGTATGATATCCCGCATGGTGGCGGACTGGCGATCTTGTTCCCGCACTGGATGAAACATAACCTGGATGTCAATGTGGATCGATTCAAACGTCTGGCAATTAATGTATTCGAAGTGAATCCTGAAGGCAAGTCGGACAGACAGATTGCCGAAGAAGGTATTGATGCGCTGAGCCAATTCTGGACATCCATCGGTGCCCCTAACCGTTTGGCTGATTACGATATCGATGATAGCCAGATCGATGTTATGGCTGATAAAGCTATGTTGTTTGGTCCATTCGGTAACTTCAAGAAACTGCAACGGGAAGATGTTGTATCCATCTACAAGGCTTCTCTGTAA
- a CDS encoding AraC family transcriptional regulator yields MADQSNAKKDPLASSIERIQESPSGKSGALSYSVASNPVYYEQGALHVLFAGASQTLPGHALGPKLFDYYLLHYVEKGAGTFRTELHTYELSAGDCFLIHPGQLVSYQSHARNPWQYRWIAFTGSQAAQHAEEAGFRPEKSVFHAGPSCGISDWLSVMQDAFAERKESSHFTSLGTLYMILAEAQNHLSQGQTLIPGESSIRRTVKQMIQYMSTQYAYPVSIEQMSASLGYNRAYLSRIFKQETGLSPVTYLLKLRIDKSRQLLRERPDLSIEQVSASVGLPDALYFSKQFKRFHGEAPSLYREKILSRPRHQGLQKNAQPNKR; encoded by the coding sequence ATGGCAGATCAATCCAACGCCAAGAAAGACCCGCTTGCATCTTCAATAGAAAGAATACAGGAATCACCTTCCGGTAAAAGTGGAGCACTCAGTTATTCGGTTGCCTCCAATCCAGTCTATTATGAGCAAGGCGCACTGCATGTCCTGTTTGCCGGAGCAAGTCAGACCCTTCCGGGTCACGCCCTCGGCCCTAAATTGTTTGATTATTATCTGCTGCATTATGTAGAAAAAGGGGCGGGTACGTTCCGTACCGAACTGCACACCTACGAATTATCCGCAGGTGATTGTTTCCTCATTCACCCCGGGCAGCTGGTGAGCTACCAGTCACATGCCCGTAACCCATGGCAATACCGCTGGATCGCCTTTACCGGCAGCCAGGCTGCCCAGCATGCCGAGGAGGCAGGATTCCGCCCGGAGAAGTCCGTTTTTCATGCCGGACCTTCCTGTGGAATATCCGATTGGTTATCCGTGATGCAGGATGCTTTTGCCGAGCGCAAAGAAAGCTCCCATTTCACATCACTGGGTACGTTATATATGATTCTAGCCGAAGCACAGAATCACCTTTCGCAGGGTCAAACCTTAATTCCAGGTGAATCCTCCATCCGACGTACGGTGAAACAAATGATTCAATATATGTCCACCCAGTATGCCTATCCTGTCTCCATTGAACAAATGTCTGCGAGTCTCGGGTATAATCGTGCGTATCTTTCCCGTATTTTCAAACAGGAAACCGGACTTTCGCCAGTCACTTATCTGCTAAAACTGCGGATCGACAAGTCGCGCCAACTCCTAAGAGAACGCCCGGATCTGTCCATCGAACAGGTATCTGCATCGGTCGGACTGCCAGACGCGCTGTATTTCTCCAAACAGTTCAAACGATTCCACGGTGAAGCGCCCAGCTTGTATCGAGAGAAAATCCTCTCGCGTCCACGACATCAGGGGTTACAGAAGAATGCTCAACCTAACAAACGGTGA
- the mgrA gene encoding L-glyceraldehyde 3-phosphate reductase encodes MVYVASDTRYETMKYNRVGRSGLKLPAISLGLWHNFGGINNAENGRNMITRSFDLGITHFDLANNYGPPAGSAEQLFGQVLAQDLKPYRDELVISTKAGYYMWPGPYGEWGSRKNLVSSLNQSLKRMGLDYVDIFYSHRYDPETPLEETMMALDHIVRSGKALYVGISNYPADQTREAAEILKSLGTPLLIHQPKYSMLDRWIEDGLQDVLDEYGTGSIAFCPLAQGVLTNKYLNGIPEDSRAKGPSVFLNESNISPETLRKVRALNQIAAARGQSLAQFALSWVLRNGRVTSALIGASRPSQIEENVAALSQLDFSTEELERIESILSPKSDDK; translated from the coding sequence ATGGTCTACGTAGCAAGCGATACTCGCTATGAAACGATGAAATACAACCGCGTTGGACGTTCAGGGTTGAAACTGCCAGCGATTTCACTGGGACTGTGGCATAATTTTGGCGGTATCAATAACGCTGAGAATGGACGAAATATGATCACCCGATCATTTGATCTGGGTATTACCCATTTTGACCTTGCCAACAATTATGGTCCACCGGCAGGTTCGGCAGAACAGTTGTTTGGACAGGTGCTTGCCCAGGATCTGAAACCTTATCGGGATGAACTGGTGATCTCCACCAAAGCAGGATATTATATGTGGCCCGGCCCGTATGGCGAGTGGGGCTCACGCAAAAACCTGGTATCCAGTCTGAATCAGAGCTTGAAGCGTATGGGCCTGGATTACGTGGATATTTTCTATTCCCACCGTTATGATCCCGAAACGCCTTTGGAAGAAACGATGATGGCACTGGATCATATTGTTCGCTCGGGTAAAGCCCTCTATGTAGGAATCTCCAACTATCCCGCAGACCAGACGAGAGAGGCCGCTGAGATTCTCAAAAGTTTGGGTACGCCGCTGTTGATCCATCAACCAAAGTACTCGATGCTGGATCGCTGGATTGAAGATGGTTTGCAGGACGTGCTGGATGAATATGGAACAGGCAGTATTGCATTCTGTCCACTGGCACAAGGTGTACTTACGAACAAATACTTGAATGGTATCCCGGAAGACTCACGTGCCAAAGGACCGTCGGTATTCCTGAATGAGAGCAATATCTCTCCGGAGACGCTCCGCAAAGTGCGTGCGCTCAACCAGATTGCAGCAGCCCGTGGTCAGAGCTTGGCCCAATTTGCACTTTCATGGGTTCTACGTAATGGCAGGGTAACATCTGCGCTGATTGGCGCAAGCCGTCCTTCCCAGATTGAAGAGAATGTGGCTGCACTCAGCCAATTGGATTTCTCTACAGAGGAATTGGAACGGATTGAGTCCATTCTGTCACCCAAGTCTGATGACAAATAA
- a CDS encoding bifunctional 2-keto-4-hydroxyglutarate aldolase/2-keto-3-deoxy-6-phosphogluconate aldolase, which translates to MKKLQLLQKITDNGVVAVLRADSADQVIAMAEQAIAGGIKVIEITMTVPSALKAIEKLSRVYHWNTQDPEKFAIIGAGTVLEPQTARAAIMSGAEFVVGPSLNPDTVQICNLYRIPILPGVMTIADVQRALELGVDIVKLFPGNLYDPSIIKTMKGPMPQANFMPTGGVSLSNLGDWIKGGAVAVGIGSDLTSEAVKTGDLSHVRRKAEQYMDAYRKAKAE; encoded by the coding sequence ATGAAGAAGCTTCAGCTGTTGCAAAAGATTACGGACAATGGGGTTGTGGCAGTTCTGCGTGCAGATTCTGCGGATCAGGTCATTGCCATGGCCGAGCAAGCGATTGCGGGTGGCATTAAAGTTATCGAGATTACGATGACCGTACCCAGTGCACTCAAAGCCATTGAAAAATTAAGCCGTGTATACCATTGGAACACACAAGATCCAGAGAAGTTCGCGATTATTGGTGCGGGAACGGTGTTAGAACCGCAAACGGCAAGAGCGGCCATCATGTCGGGTGCCGAGTTTGTCGTCGGTCCTTCCCTGAATCCGGATACCGTTCAGATCTGCAACCTGTATCGAATTCCGATCCTGCCTGGTGTGATGACGATTGCTGATGTTCAACGCGCCTTGGAACTTGGTGTGGACATTGTGAAGTTGTTCCCGGGTAATCTGTACGATCCATCGATTATCAAAACGATGAAAGGTCCTATGCCGCAGGCGAATTTTATGCCAACTGGCGGAGTATCCTTATCTAATCTGGGGGATTGGATCAAGGGTGGAGCAGTGGCTGTAGGGATCGGCTCCGACTTGACATCGGAAGCTGTGAAGACGGGTGACCTGAGTCATGTCCGTCGCAAAGCAGAACAATATATGGATGCTTACCGCAAGGCCAAGGCTGAATAA
- a CDS encoding HAD family hydrolase — MAMLQVNGAQIPCKGILFDKDGTLLEFLQLWGPWAETLLNQLQSRMNELGASFTVELEHVLGTTHNAEGHIVGYDPQGPLAIATVDECTGLLAGQLYAAGMPWNEAITTIRQFSSVAMRSVRERKSAEPMPGLLDFLQSCQAADIPLAVVTSDSTAAAETHLDWMGIRSFFTSIVGCDRVTQGKPDGEAALLACRELHIDPAMAVVIGDSNGDMQMGRHAEVFYTLGYCPQLDQGSHLVDAHAIIRHYSELSVII, encoded by the coding sequence ATGGCCATGCTTCAAGTGAATGGAGCGCAGATCCCATGTAAAGGTATCCTGTTCGATAAAGATGGAACACTGCTGGAATTCCTCCAGTTATGGGGGCCGTGGGCAGAGACGTTACTGAATCAGTTACAATCACGTATGAACGAACTTGGTGCTTCATTTACGGTTGAACTGGAGCACGTTCTGGGCACCACCCATAATGCAGAGGGGCATATTGTCGGTTATGATCCGCAAGGTCCCCTCGCGATTGCAACTGTGGATGAGTGCACGGGATTGCTTGCCGGGCAGCTATATGCAGCAGGCATGCCATGGAATGAAGCGATCACAACGATACGGCAATTCTCAAGTGTAGCCATGAGATCGGTACGAGAGCGCAAATCGGCTGAACCGATGCCAGGATTGCTGGATTTCTTGCAGAGTTGCCAGGCAGCGGACATACCTCTGGCGGTTGTTACTTCAGACAGTACAGCTGCAGCAGAGACACATCTGGATTGGATGGGAATCCGCTCCTTTTTTACATCCATTGTAGGCTGTGATCGGGTGACCCAGGGCAAACCGGATGGAGAAGCAGCACTTTTGGCTTGCCGGGAATTACATATCGATCCTGCGATGGCCGTTGTCATTGGAGACAGTAATGGGGATATGCAGATGGGACGGCATGCAGAGGTATTCTATACGCTGGGTTACTGTCCGCAGTTAGATCAAGGATCACACCTGGTTGATGCCCATGCCATTATTCGCCATTATAGTGAGCTAAGTGTGATTATATAA